The Loxodonta africana isolate mLoxAfr1 unplaced genomic scaffold, mLoxAfr1.hap2 scaffold_298, whole genome shotgun sequence genome window below encodes:
- the LOC135229451 gene encoding olfactory receptor 14A16-like, translating to MNNFTSVTMFFLMGFSDVREIQISHAVLFLLLYLAAVLGNVLIITLTSKDHRLHTPMYFFLQNLSFLDLCLISITVPKSIANSLANHTTISFLGCVSQVFFFFLSATTEVSLLTVMSYDRYVAICHPLRYEVIMSHGACVQMAASSWVSGVLNAILHTASTFSIPVCGSPEIRQFFCDVPQLLSLACSYNTVELVVIGLTLVLGFGCFVFIDISYIHIFSTVLRIPSREGRSRAFSTCLPHLTVVTLFLFSGFLAYLRPLPKSPSPLDLLVSVFYTMVPPIMNPAIYSLRNKDMKMALKKLKEWALPFKLGELMPHIS from the coding sequence atgaacaacttCACCTCTGTGACCATGTTCTTCCTAATGGGGTTTTCTGATGTTCGGGAGATCCAGATCTCACATGCTGTGTTGTTTTTGCTGCTATACCTGGCAGCTGTACTGGGGAACGTTCTCATCATCACTCTCACAAGCAAGGATCATCGGCTCCACacccctatgtatttcttcctgcaGAACTTGTCCTTTCTGGATCTCTGCCTCATTTCCATCACTGTTCCCAAATCCATCGCAAACTCTCTGGCTAATCACACCACCATCTCATTTCTCGGCTGTGTTTCACaggtatttttcttcttcctctcagCCACTACAGAAGTATCTCTACTCACAGTGATGTCTTATGACCGCTACGTTGCCATCTGCCACCCACTGAGGTATGAAGTCATCATGAGCCATGGAGCCTGTGTGCAGATGGCAGCTTCCTCATGGGTCAGTGGAGTTCTCAATGCAATTCTGCACACAGCTTCTACCTTCTCCATACCAGTGTGTGGGTCTCCTGAAATTCGTCAGTTCTTCTGTGATGTTCCACAACTGCTGTCCCTCGCCTGTTCTTATAATACTGTGGAATTAGTAGTCATTGGGCTCACCCTGGTGTTAGGTTTTGGCTgttttgtgtttattgatatCTCTTACATTCACATCTTCTCCACTGTTCTGAGAATCCCATCCAGAGAAGGCAGGTCTAGAGCTTTCTCCACGTGCTTGCCTCACCTCACTGTTgtgactctctttctcttttctggctTTCTTGCCTATTTACGACCTTTACCCAAATCACCATCACCCTTGGATTTGCTGGTGTCGGTATTCTATACTATGGTGCCGCCCATCATGAATCCCGCCATCTACAGTCTGAGAAATAAGGATATGAAGATGGCATTAAAGAAACTTAAAGAGTGGGCATTGCCCTTCAAATTAGGAGAGTTAATGCCACATATATCATGA